The Mycolicibacterium mucogenicum DSM 44124 genomic sequence CGAAGATAGCTGTGGCCAGTGCAAATCGCAGGCAATCAACCAACACGGCGAATTAGGTTATGCTGCCCTAAGAGTCCAATCGGAGGGTGCAATATGACCGAGTCGAAGCCGTCGCGCGGAATCCAGGGCGCGCTGGTCAAACTGTGGCGGGGCGGCGATTACCAGCTGACCGTCACCGGCCGCACCCAGATCACCCCGAACTACCTGCGGCTGCATTTCACCACCGGCAACCTGCTGGCCGAACGGCCGGTGCACCCGACCATGTGGGTCCGTGGCTGGTTCCCCGACGGTGACAAGGCACACCAGCGCGGCTACACGCTGGTCAACCCCGATCCGGCGGCCGGCACCACGGATATCGACTTCGCGCTGCACGACGGTCTGGCCACCCGCTGGGCGCAGGAGGCCAAGCCCGGTGACACCCTCGAGGTGACGCTGCTCGGCAGCAGCTTCGAGCTGCCCGAGCCCGCCCCGGCCGGATATGTCCTCGTCGGTGACACCGCATCGCTGCCGGCGATCAACTCGCTGCTGCAGGCCATCGGCGAAGCGCCCATCCAGGTGTACCTGGAGGCGGGCCATGACGACGACCGCGATCTTCAGGTGGGCACCGGTGCTCCGGGTCTGACCGTCACCTGGGTCGACCGCAAGAACAACGGCGAGGCGCTGGTCGAGACCGTCCGGGCGTCGGCGTTCGACGCGTCCGATCACTTCGGCTGGGTGGCGTGCGACAACCGGACCACCCGGTCGGTGGCCAAGGTGCTGCGCGAGGATTACCAGATTCCGAAGAAGGCCATCAAGGCTCGCGCCTACTGGGAAGCCTGATCGCTCGGAACCAGCTGGGACACCACGAATTCGTCGATCATCGCGCGTTCGTCGTCTTCGTCGGCGCCGGGGAACATCAACAGCGACACCAGGATCCGGACCAGCCAGCCGGCCCGGCGGTGCGCGGCCTCGGTCGCCAGCTCGGGCCACGACGCCGACAGGAACGCCGCCACCAGTCCGGTGATGACGTCGGACTGCGCGGCGACCTCGCCACCGATGGGCCGCTGCGTGGCGACGAACCACGATGACAGGGCAGGACTTTCCCGCACACTGCGCAGCGCGATCGCCACGCCGTCGAGCAGCCGGGTGCGCGGGTCGGTGATGTCGGCGATCTGCTCGCCGACGTGACCGAACACCCGGAACGCCTCGCGATGCACGTAGGCCAGGTGCAGCACGTCGCGGTTCTCGTAGTACCGGTACAACGTGGCGCGGGAACACCCTGCCGCCCTGGCGATTTCGAGCATCCCGACGGTCGCGGCGTCCTGCTCGGCGAACAGGCGGTCGGCGGCGTCCAGGATGGCTTCGGCCGCGACCTCGGTGCGTCGGCCGGCGAGCCAGTCGTTTGCCATCAGCCGATCGTAAACGGCACCGAAAGCGGGCGGCGCACGTAGCTGCCCCCGGCCCACTCGATGTTGTCCTCGTCGACGGTGAACTCCGGTATCCGTGCGAGCAGCTCGGTCAGTGCGACGCGGGACTGCATCCGCGCGGCTGCCGCGCCCAGACAGTGGTGCGCACCGTGGCTGAACGTCAGGATGTTGCGCGGGGCGCGGGTGACATCCAATTCGCCTGCGCCCGGGCCGTATTGGCGTTCATCCCGGTTGCCCGAGCCGTAGAGCAGCAGGGCCTTGCGGCCCGCCGGGATGGTGGTGTCGCCGATGGTCACGTCGCGTGTGGCGGTGCGGGCCAGGCCCTGGACCGGCGAGGTGAGCCGGAGCAGCTCGTCGACGGATTCGGTGATGAGGTCCGGGTTTTCGGCCAGCAGCCGGCGCTGATCGGGGCGCCGGTGCAGGAGTTGCACGCTGCCACCCAGCATCCCGGTGGTGGTGTCGTTGCCGCCGGTGACCATGGTGAACGTGAACGCGAGGATCGACAGCACGCCGCTGATGTCGCCGTCGGCGCCGATGCCCGCGGCGACCAGGTGCGACACCGTGTCGTCCTCGGGCTCCTTGCGGCGGCGCTCGATCAGCGCGGTGAAGTACCCCATCATGTCGCCTAGCGCGCTGCCCAGCGTCTCGAGCGCGCCGCCGAGGCCGCCTTCGGCGGTGTTGGCGGCGACGATGGCCTCGGTCCAGCCGTCGAACTGGTCGCGGTCGGCCTCGGGAACGCCCAGGTAGTGCGCGACGACCATCGACGGCAACGGCTTGAACAGCTCGGTCACGATGTCGCCGCCGCCGGCGGCCTTGAGCTTCTCCAGCCGCTGCACGACGAACTCGCGCACCTTGGGTTCGACGGCCTCGACCTGGCGCGGCGTGAAGCCGCGTGACACCAGCTTGCGGAATTCGGTGTGCACCGGCGGGTCCGTCATGACCATCGGCGGGTTGTCCTGCAGCCCAATGAGTTCCAGCTCGCCGTAGTTGACGGTCAGGCCCTGCGCCGAGGAGTACGTCTGGTGATCGCGCGCCGCGGTCCAGATGTCGGCGTGCCGGGACAGCACGTAATAGTCGGCGCCGGGATTGTCGGCGGGCACCACATGGTGAACGGGGTCGTGGTCGCGCAGCGAGCGGTACATCGGCCAGGGATCGACCCACCCGGCGGCATCGGCAAGCTGGAAGGCCACGGGGGAGTCGGATGTCTCGTGAGACAGAATCGCCGTCATGTCTTATGTGTACGGCGGCGAGCCTGTTGTGTCAATCCCTTTCCGGCTACTGTCACCACAACCACCGCGCTTGAATCGACGACTCACCGCACTAGGTATGGATGTCGAGTGCTGCGCGCATGATGCTGTCGGTGTCGATGCCGTGGTAGCGATAGACCGATTCGAGGTCTCCCGCCTGTCCGAACCTGCTGACGCCCAACGATTTACAGCGAACCTGGTTGACGGTCGCCAAGAAGGTCAGCGTATGGGGATGCCCGTCGAGAACGGTGACCATCGGTGCGGCACGCTCAGCGGGGAATACTTGATCGAGGATCCAACTGGGCGCGTCGTCGAGTCCGCCCCGGCTCTGCAGGGCTCGATGGAGCAGGTCGGGGCTCGTCACGCACACGACTTCAGCGTCGACACCCATGCCGGCGAGTCGCTCGGCAGCCGCAATCGCCTCGGTGGCCAAGGCGCCTAGCGTCACTATGCATACCGCGGGCCTGGCGACCGGCCGCAACGTGTACGCGCCGCCTATCACCTGCCGGCGACGCCGTTCGCGGGAGGCGGGGTCGGTAGGGATACCGGCCAACTCCTGACGAACGGGTCGCGTGGACAACCGAAGGTAGGACGATGTTCCGTCAGGGCGACCCAATCGGCTGATGCAATGCAGCAGGATCCATTCGACTTCGGTCGCGAACGCCGGTTCATAACTGACGCATCCGGGTTGCTCGAGCCCGATCGACGGGGTCTTGATCGACTGATGCGCGCCGCCTTCGGCGGCCAGCGTGACCCCAGACGGCGTTCCAACCAGAATGGACTGGCCGCCGGCGTAGATTCCGAACGACCACGGCTCCAACGCGCGTTCGATGAACGGGTCGTAGAGGACGCCGATAGGAAACAATGGCTGACCCCACCGGCTCCAGGTCGTGCCCAACTCACCAAGCAGGCCAACCAGATTCACCTCAGCGATGCCGAGCTCCATATGCTGCCCCGTCGGGTGTTCGCGCCAGTGCATGATGGTCTCGGTGTCGTCGGCGAACCAGTCGGGTCGCTCGGTCGGCGACCACACGCCCACTTTGTTGAGCCA encodes the following:
- a CDS encoding cytochrome P450, coding for MTAILSHETSDSPVAFQLADAAGWVDPWPMYRSLRDHDPVHHVVPADNPGADYYVLSRHADIWTAARDHQTYSSAQGLTVNYGELELIGLQDNPPMVMTDPPVHTEFRKLVSRGFTPRQVEAVEPKVREFVVQRLEKLKAAGGGDIVTELFKPLPSMVVAHYLGVPEADRDQFDGWTEAIVAANTAEGGLGGALETLGSALGDMMGYFTALIERRRKEPEDDTVSHLVAAGIGADGDISGVLSILAFTFTMVTGGNDTTTGMLGGSVQLLHRRPDQRRLLAENPDLITESVDELLRLTSPVQGLARTATRDVTIGDTTIPAGRKALLLYGSGNRDERQYGPGAGELDVTRAPRNILTFSHGAHHCLGAAAARMQSRVALTELLARIPEFTVDEDNIEWAGGSYVRRPLSVPFTIG
- a CDS encoding siderophore-interacting protein, with translation MTESKPSRGIQGALVKLWRGGDYQLTVTGRTQITPNYLRLHFTTGNLLAERPVHPTMWVRGWFPDGDKAHQRGYTLVNPDPAAGTTDIDFALHDGLATRWAQEAKPGDTLEVTLLGSSFELPEPAPAGYVLVGDTASLPAINSLLQAIGEAPIQVYLEAGHDDDRDLQVGTGAPGLTVTWVDRKNNGEALVETVRASAFDASDHFGWVACDNRTTRSVAKVLREDYQIPKKAIKARAYWEA
- a CDS encoding TetR/AcrR family transcriptional regulator, whose translation is MANDWLAGRRTEVAAEAILDAADRLFAEQDAATVGMLEIARAAGCSRATLYRYYENRDVLHLAYVHREAFRVFGHVGEQIADITDPRTRLLDGVAIALRSVRESPALSSWFVATQRPIGGEVAAQSDVITGLVAAFLSASWPELATEAAHRRAGWLVRILVSLLMFPGADEDDERAMIDEFVVSQLVPSDQASQ